In Neisseria animalis, a single window of DNA contains:
- a CDS encoding inositol monophosphatase family protein: MNPILNTAFKAARKAGQMMIRAGGSLDTVKVDSKAFNDFVSSVDRESEMILVEALKEAYPHHKITCEESGSHGKADAEYEWIIDPLDGTTNFLHGHPQYAISMALLHKGVLQEALVYAPERNDLYMASRGKGALLNDRRIRVSNRIELNRCLIGTGFPVVDQSMMDKYLAILKDFLAKTAGARREGAASLDLCALATGRLDGFFEFNLKPWDIAAGALIVQEAGGIVTDMRGNEGWLESGDVVAGNPKVLAQMLQVIAAHNK, from the coding sequence ATGAACCCGATTTTAAATACCGCATTTAAAGCCGCCCGCAAAGCCGGTCAGATGATGATTCGTGCCGGCGGCAGTTTGGATACCGTTAAGGTAGACAGTAAGGCATTCAACGATTTTGTTTCCAGTGTTGACCGCGAGTCGGAAATGATTTTGGTCGAGGCGCTCAAAGAAGCCTATCCGCACCATAAAATCACTTGCGAAGAAAGCGGCTCCCACGGTAAAGCCGATGCGGAATACGAATGGATTATCGATCCGCTGGACGGCACAACCAATTTTCTGCACGGACATCCCCAATATGCAATTTCTATGGCGCTGCTGCACAAAGGCGTACTGCAGGAAGCCTTGGTGTATGCGCCCGAACGCAATGATTTGTATATGGCTTCACGCGGCAAGGGCGCATTGCTCAACGACCGCCGCATCCGCGTTTCCAACCGTATCGAACTCAACCGCTGCCTGATTGGTACGGGCTTTCCTGTTGTCGATCAGAGCATGATGGACAAGTATCTGGCGATTCTGAAGGACTTCTTGGCGAAGACTGCCGGCGCGCGCCGCGAAGGTGCGGCATCTTTGGATTTGTGTGCTTTGGCAACCGGCCGTTTGGACGGCTTCTTTGAGTTTAACCTGAAGCCGTGGGATATTGCTGCCGGTGCATTGATTGTGCAGGAAGCAGGCGGTATCGTAACCGATATGCGGGGTAACGAAGGCTGGTTGGAAAGCGGCGATGTGGTGGCCGGCAATCCGAAAGTTTTGGCGCAAATGCTGCAGGTTATCGCTGCACACAACAAATAA
- a CDS encoding RNA methyltransferase, whose product MTISKPTLPDYLDNIRIVLTRTSHPSNIGSAARAMKTMGLHRLTLVAPNLMATPMTETPPVFNPQQPETFRLPEESFILASGAADVLERAEITATLEEAVADTSISCALTSRRREITAPLQTPRQLVPELLQAAARGEQVALVFGNETFGLSIEEVQACNRLMTISGNPDYFSLNLAQAVQVVCYELFSQTDMAMTHLQQEDHAATLEQIKGMVDHMESLMHDIDFFRRRNSERLMRRMQNLFGRANTQTEDIDILRGFFNTLKQNLKDKQ is encoded by the coding sequence ATGACGATTTCCAAGCCTACCCTACCCGACTATCTCGACAATATCCGCATCGTGCTGACGCGTACCAGCCACCCGTCCAACATCGGCAGCGCCGCCCGCGCCATGAAAACCATGGGGCTGCACCGACTCACGCTGGTTGCACCGAATCTGATGGCCACACCGATGACCGAAACGCCGCCCGTATTCAATCCGCAACAGCCTGAAACCTTCCGTCTGCCGGAAGAAAGTTTCATACTGGCTTCCGGTGCGGCAGACGTCTTGGAGCGTGCCGAAATTACCGCTACTCTGGAAGAAGCTGTTGCCGACACTTCCATCAGTTGTGCCTTAACCAGCCGCCGCCGCGAAATCACTGCACCGCTGCAAACCCCGCGCCAGCTTGTGCCCGAGCTTTTACAAGCCGCCGCACGCGGCGAACAGGTTGCTTTGGTATTCGGCAATGAAACATTCGGCCTAAGCATTGAAGAAGTGCAAGCCTGCAACCGCCTCATGACCATCAGCGGCAATCCCGACTACTTCTCGCTCAATCTTGCCCAAGCCGTACAAGTTGTCTGTTACGAGCTGTTCAGCCAAACCGACATGGCGATGACCCATCTTCAGCAGGAAGACCACGCCGCGACCCTTGAGCAAATCAAAGGCATGGTCGATCACATGGAATCGCTGATGCACGACATCGACTTTTTCAGACGGCGCAACAGCGAGCGTCTGATGCGCCGTATGCAGAACCTGTTCGGCCGCGCCAACACGCAAACCGAAGACATCGACATTCTGCGCGGTTTTTTCAACACCCTGAAGCAAAATCTGAAAGATAAGCAATAA
- a CDS encoding DUF1853 family protein, whose amino-acid sequence MNYSLDALWWKLTDSAVRDLASLLTAPALWHSSKELPVQDLLGNRGFRLLLALDQHPQPLHQYLSVHAPFGKRLGLYAEKLLAFWFDHAPHTELLAHNLPVPAADRQTVGAADFIVLLNGTPYHIELACKYYGSPDHSTDGLCGLNRQDRLRDKAAKLHRQMMLLQSADGLRALKQHDLPARIQTASIIRGMAFFTDGITAFEPPLNPYAWRGLYLPDWQQYRFAAQPHARYCVLDRMAYLSPARIPESETLSAEAVQQIDSGLVAVLAQRPDGYWHEIQRLMKTETDASSHQTPSPIF is encoded by the coding sequence ATGAACTACTCCCTAGATGCCCTTTGGTGGAAGCTCACCGATTCCGCCGTCCGCGACCTTGCAAGCCTGCTGACCGCTCCCGCCCTGTGGCACAGCAGCAAAGAATTGCCGGTACAGGATTTGCTGGGCAACCGCGGTTTCCGCCTGCTGCTGGCGCTGGATCAACATCCGCAACCGCTTCATCAGTATTTGTCCGTTCACGCCCCGTTTGGCAAACGTTTGGGCTTATACGCCGAAAAACTGCTGGCTTTTTGGTTTGACCACGCCCCGCACACCGAACTTTTGGCACACAATCTGCCCGTACCGGCTGCCGACCGGCAAACCGTCGGCGCGGCGGATTTTATCGTTTTGCTCAACGGCACGCCCTACCACATCGAATTGGCCTGCAAATACTACGGCAGCCCCGACCATTCGACAGACGGCTTGTGCGGCCTCAACCGCCAAGACCGGCTGCGCGACAAAGCGGCCAAGCTGCACCGGCAAATGATGCTGCTGCAAAGTGCAGACGGCCTCCGCGCCTTGAAACAACATGATTTGCCTGCCCGCATACAAACCGCTTCCATTATCCGGGGCATGGCCTTTTTTACAGACGGCATTACCGCGTTTGAACCGCCGCTTAACCCTTATGCTTGGCGCGGTCTGTATCTTCCCGATTGGCAACAATACCGCTTTGCCGCACAGCCGCATGCACGCTATTGCGTTTTAGACCGCATGGCATATCTTTCACCAGCCCGCATACCCGAATCGGAAACCTTAAGCGCCGAAGCGGTACAACAAATCGACAGCGGTTTGGTTGCCGTCTTGGCACAACGCCCCGACGGCTACTGGCACGAAATCCAGCGTTTAATGAAAACAGAAACCGATGCGTCCAGCCATCAAACACCATCGCCTATTTTTTAA
- the pta gene encoding phosphate acetyltransferase, which yields MANILIVPVSTGTDSAAVTRAVADALNTGTFCVLDDSGEAERLICQGKSDDWFDAVVGETAALDADNLVIEGIRPDAEKIFLASKNVELALSLDAAVVFAAFSRDDNVEYMVNKLNLAKQAYVTAPGVLAGFILDNAKAGVGEAVAEQTGLTFFGSSDNLRDTSELLNRTRRRLSPAQFRYNMIETARKADKRIVLPEGAEPRTVQAAVICHEKGIARCVLLAPRAEVEAVAKERHITLPESLEIIDPATLVEQYVAPMCELRKSKGLTEEQAREQLQDTVVLGTMMMAQNDVDGLVSGAVHTTANTIRPALQLIKTAPGASIVSSVFFMLLPNQVVAFADCAVNPNPTPEQLAEIAIQTADSANAFGIDPKVALISYSTVNSGSGPDVDAVIEATKIAQEKRPDLAIDGPLQYDAATVPSVAKSKAPNSKVAGQATVLVFPDLNTGNCTYKAVQRNANVLSVGPMLQGLRKPVNDLSRGALVDDIVYTIALTAIQAKQMEA from the coding sequence ATGGCAAATATTTTGATTGTGCCGGTTTCCACCGGTACCGACAGTGCCGCCGTAACGCGCGCAGTGGCAGATGCATTGAATACCGGCACTTTTTGTGTGTTGGACGACAGCGGTGAGGCCGAGCGTTTAATCTGCCAAGGCAAGAGCGACGATTGGTTCGATGCGGTAGTCGGCGAAACCGCCGCTTTGGATGCCGACAATCTGGTTATCGAAGGCATCCGTCCCGATGCCGAAAAAATCTTCTTGGCCAGCAAAAACGTAGAATTGGCATTGTCGCTGGATGCTGCCGTGGTATTTGCCGCCTTTAGCCGAGACGATAATGTCGAATATATGGTCAACAAGCTGAATCTGGCGAAACAGGCGTATGTAACCGCACCGGGCGTGTTGGCCGGTTTCATTTTGGACAACGCCAAAGCAGGTGTGGGCGAAGCCGTGGCCGAGCAAACCGGCCTGACCTTCTTCGGCTCAAGCGACAATTTGCGCGACACTTCCGAGCTGCTGAACCGTACCCGCCGCCGTTTGTCGCCGGCGCAATTCCGTTACAACATGATTGAAACCGCGCGTAAAGCCGACAAGCGCATTGTGTTGCCGGAAGGTGCCGAGCCGCGTACCGTACAGGCTGCGGTGATTTGTCATGAAAAAGGCATTGCCCGCTGCGTCTTGCTGGCACCGCGCGCCGAAGTGGAAGCCGTTGCCAAAGAACGCCACATCACCCTGCCGGAATCTTTGGAAATCATCGATCCCGCCACCTTGGTCGAGCAATATGTTGCACCGATGTGCGAATTGCGCAAGTCCAAAGGTCTGACCGAAGAACAGGCGCGCGAGCAACTGCAGGATACGGTTGTATTGGGTACCATGATGATGGCGCAAAACGATGTGGACGGTTTGGTATCCGGCGCGGTTCACACCACCGCCAACACCATCCGCCCCGCATTGCAGCTGATTAAAACCGCACCGGGTGCGAGCATCGTATCCAGCGTATTCTTCATGCTGCTGCCGAACCAAGTGGTGGCCTTTGCCGATTGTGCGGTGAATCCGAACCCGACTCCCGAGCAATTGGCCGAAATCGCCATTCAAACCGCCGATTCCGCCAATGCGTTCGGTATCGATCCGAAAGTGGCATTGATTTCCTACTCCACCGTCAACTCCGGCAGCGGTCCCGATGTGGACGCGGTCATCGAAGCGACCAAAATCGCCCAAGAAAAACGCCCGGATTTGGCCATCGACGGTCCGTTGCAATACGATGCGGCTACCGTGCCGAGCGTAGCGAAATCCAAAGCGCCAAACAGTAAAGTGGCAGGTCAGGCTACGGTATTGGTGTTCCCCGATTTGAATACCGGCAACTGCACTTACAAAGCCGTGCAGCGCAACGCCAATGTGTTGAGCGTGGGTCCGATGCTGCAAGGTTTGCGTAAGCCGGTTAACGATTTGTCGCGCGGCGCATTGGTCGACGACATTGTGTACACCATCGCGCTGACTGCGATTCAAGCCAAACAAATGGAAGCGTAA
- a CDS encoding helicase HerA-like domain-containing protein, whose protein sequence is MTTFPIARSGDNTLEIQGKMANRHGLIAGATGTGKTVTLRRMAEAFSNEGVPVFLVDVKGDLSGITEAGSDSGKVGERIAEFNLGGGWLQNFPVRFWDVFGETGIPVRVTVSEMGPMLLARLMNLNDTQEGLLNLVFKVADDNGWHILDLKDLRSMLQHVSEHAAEYRTRYGNVSAASVGAIQRQLLTLENEGAEQFFGEPALNLEDWMQTENGKGIINILNSEKLMRSPRMYSAFLLWMLAELFEMLPEVGDMDKPKFVMFFDEAHLMFDNAANALVEQVEQVVRLIRSKGVGVYFVTQNPLDLPDTILGQLGNRVQHALRAFTPRDQKAVRAAAETFRSNPAINVAEAIGELGVGEALVSFLDEKGMPAPVERALVLPPQSALTPLSAEARNARFQSDSLYPAYKDMVDNYSAFEALIEANAQAAAEKEAEAAAKEQAKAEKAAAKEAEKAEPGLLDGFLGGLTGGRKKSGQGLGYNVADSIGSQINRQVTNAISRSVMGIIKNMLK, encoded by the coding sequence ATGACCACATTCCCCATCGCCCGCTCCGGCGACAACACCCTTGAAATCCAAGGAAAAATGGCCAACCGCCACGGTCTGATTGCAGGCGCGACCGGCACGGGCAAAACCGTCACCCTGCGCCGCATGGCGGAAGCCTTCAGCAACGAAGGCGTACCGGTATTTTTAGTAGATGTCAAAGGCGATTTGTCGGGCATTACCGAAGCAGGCAGCGACAGCGGCAAAGTCGGCGAGCGCATTGCCGAATTTAATCTGGGCGGCGGATGGCTGCAAAATTTCCCCGTGCGCTTTTGGGACGTATTCGGCGAAACCGGCATTCCCGTGCGCGTTACCGTATCCGAAATGGGCCCCATGCTGCTGGCACGCCTGATGAACCTGAACGACACGCAGGAAGGGCTGCTCAATCTGGTCTTCAAAGTCGCCGACGACAACGGCTGGCACATTCTGGATTTGAAAGACCTCCGCAGTATGCTGCAACACGTTTCCGAACACGCTGCCGAATACCGCACCCGATACGGCAACGTCTCCGCCGCCAGCGTCGGCGCCATCCAACGGCAACTGCTTACCCTTGAAAACGAAGGCGCGGAGCAGTTTTTCGGCGAACCCGCCCTCAACCTCGAAGACTGGATGCAGACCGAAAACGGCAAAGGCATCATCAACATTCTCAATTCGGAAAAACTCATGCGCTCGCCGCGCATGTACAGCGCGTTTTTGCTGTGGATGTTGGCCGAATTGTTTGAAATGCTGCCCGAAGTCGGCGACATGGACAAACCCAAATTCGTCATGTTCTTCGACGAAGCGCATCTGATGTTCGACAACGCCGCCAATGCGCTGGTCGAACAAGTCGAACAAGTCGTCCGCCTCATCCGCTCCAAAGGCGTGGGCGTTTACTTCGTTACCCAAAACCCGCTCGATTTGCCCGATACCATCTTGGGGCAACTGGGCAACCGCGTCCAACACGCCCTGCGCGCCTTCACCCCGCGCGACCAAAAAGCCGTCCGCGCCGCCGCCGAAACCTTCCGCAGCAACCCCGCCATCAACGTAGCCGAAGCCATCGGCGAACTGGGCGTAGGCGAAGCACTGGTTTCCTTCCTCGACGAAAAAGGCATGCCGGCTCCGGTAGAGCGCGCGCTGGTGCTGCCGCCGCAATCCGCCCTCACACCGCTGAGTGCCGAAGCGCGCAACGCACGTTTCCAAAGCGACAGCCTGTACCCTGCCTACAAAGATATGGTTGACAATTACTCCGCCTTTGAAGCCCTTATCGAAGCCAACGCCCAGGCAGCCGCCGAAAAAGAAGCCGAAGCCGCCGCCAAAGAACAGGCCAAAGCCGAAAAAGCCGCAGCAAAAGAAGCGGAAAAAGCCGAACCCGGCCTGCTCGACGGTTTCTTGGGCGGCCTGACCGGCGGACGCAAAAAATCCGGACAAGGCTTGGGCTACAACGTCGCCGACTCCATCGGCAGCCAAATCAACCGCCAAGTCACCAACGCCATTTCCCGCAGCGTGATGGGCATTATTAAGAATATGCTGAAATAA
- a CDS encoding acetyl-CoA hydrolase/transferase family protein, with amino-acid sequence MTATAAERVQHQGLRGKIISAEQAAEFIQHGMTLGISGFTGAGYPKALPTAIAEKAKAAHARGEEFKINMITGASTAPECDGVLAAANAVNFRNPFQSDPGIRNSINAGNIHYQDMHLSHVEQQIRNGFYGKMQVAVIEATGITADGKIIPAMGVGHCNEVLKAADKIIIEINAKQNPLLETMHDIYFDIGTPPLRQPIPLVKPDDRIGSPYLECDLDKIAAIVLTDSFDRNSKFADPDENSKRIAAQIIDFFDHEVKAGRLPANLLPLQSGVGNVANAVLAGLQDAPFENLTGFTEVLQDGMLDLIISGKMKSASATALSFSPDALQRFNDNIEFLRDKIVLRPMEITNNPELIRRLGVIGMNAMIEADIFGNVNSTHVMGTKMMNGIGGSGDFTRNAFFSFFVSPSVAKDGAISCIVPMVSHHDHTEHDVMFIVTEQGMADLRGKSPRQRAQLIINNCAHPDYRDMLRDYYDRAEKAGGLHTPHILSEALSWHQRFVETGDMRIK; translated from the coding sequence ATGACAGCAACAGCAGCAGAACGCGTACAACACCAAGGTTTGCGCGGCAAAATCATATCTGCCGAGCAAGCAGCCGAATTTATCCAGCACGGCATGACGCTGGGTATCTCCGGCTTTACCGGCGCAGGCTACCCGAAAGCCCTGCCTACCGCCATTGCCGAAAAAGCCAAAGCTGCCCACGCGCGCGGCGAAGAATTTAAAATCAACATGATTACCGGTGCCTCTACCGCCCCCGAGTGCGACGGCGTACTGGCGGCGGCAAATGCCGTCAACTTCCGCAACCCGTTCCAATCCGACCCCGGCATCCGCAACAGCATCAACGCCGGCAATATCCACTATCAGGATATGCACCTCTCCCACGTCGAGCAACAAATCCGTAACGGCTTCTACGGCAAAATGCAGGTTGCCGTCATCGAAGCCACCGGCATTACCGCAGACGGCAAAATCATTCCGGCAATGGGTGTCGGCCACTGCAACGAAGTATTGAAAGCTGCGGATAAGATTATCATCGAAATCAATGCCAAACAAAATCCGCTGCTGGAAACCATGCACGATATTTACTTCGACATCGGTACGCCGCCGCTGCGCCAGCCGATTCCGCTGGTTAAGCCGGACGACCGCATCGGTTCGCCGTATTTGGAGTGCGACTTGGACAAAATCGCCGCCATCGTACTGACCGACTCGTTCGACCGCAACAGCAAATTTGCCGATCCTGACGAAAACTCCAAACGCATTGCCGCACAAATCATCGATTTCTTCGACCATGAGGTCAAAGCAGGCCGTCTGCCTGCCAACCTGCTGCCGCTGCAGTCCGGCGTGGGCAACGTTGCCAACGCGGTACTGGCAGGTCTGCAGGACGCACCGTTCGAAAACCTGACCGGCTTTACCGAAGTATTGCAGGACGGTATGCTGGACTTGATTATTTCCGGCAAAATGAAATCCGCTTCCGCCACTGCATTGTCGTTCAGTCCGGACGCGCTGCAACGCTTCAACGACAACATCGAGTTCTTGCGCGACAAAATCGTATTGCGCCCGATGGAAATCACCAACAACCCCGAATTAATCCGCCGTTTGGGGGTCATCGGTATGAACGCCATGATTGAAGCCGACATCTTCGGCAACGTAAACTCTACCCATGTGATGGGTACCAAAATGATGAACGGCATCGGCGGTTCGGGAGACTTTACCCGCAATGCCTTCTTCTCATTCTTCGTATCACCTTCCGTGGCTAAAGACGGCGCGATTTCCTGTATCGTACCGATGGTTTCGCACCACGACCATACGGAACACGATGTCATGTTTATCGTAACCGAACAAGGCATGGCAGACTTGCGCGGCAAATCACCCCGCCAACGTGCCCAACTGATTATCAACAACTGTGCACATCCGGACTACCGCGACATGCTGCGCGATTACTACGACCGCGCCGAAAAGGCCGGCGGCCTGCATACGCCGCACATTTTGAGCGAAGCCCTGTCTTGGCACCAACGCTTTGTCGAAACCGGCGACATGCGCATCAAATAA
- a CDS encoding alanine/glycine:cation symporter family protein — protein MEATLSALVGAVNSILWDYLLIYALIGIGVFFTVYLGVPQITKFGAGFKSVFGGLFKKKNGDDKSLSQFQALAVAISAQIGTGNVAGVATAITAGGPGAIFWMWLSAVLGMSTIFAEAVLAQKYRVVSNGKYIGGPAFYITYGLTPKIGKGAAHFLACFFAVAIILALGFIGNATQANSIASTVTVAFDVPALAVGIVLAVLAGLTVIGGVNRIAHVAQFVVPFMAVVYILCAVAILFEYSENISPMINHIFVAAFDPEAVLGGAAGIGMREAIRYGVARGLFSNEAGMGSTPHAHATADVKHPVLQGMAAFVGVFIDTILVCTATALIILLTGADGLGLKGAAVTQQAFTMAFPGIGGQLLAVCLTFFAFTTIIGWYYFGESNIRFLFNGKHLALYRALVLAAIVLGTLGKVDLVWSLSDMFNGFMVIPNLIALFLLRKEIRAVYDDYLAQKKAGKELSYSYEVREYSER, from the coding sequence ATGGAAGCAACATTGTCTGCACTGGTGGGTGCGGTCAATTCTATTTTGTGGGATTACCTGCTGATTTACGCGTTAATCGGTATCGGTGTGTTTTTTACGGTTTATTTGGGTGTGCCGCAGATTACCAAATTCGGTGCGGGATTCAAATCGGTTTTCGGCGGGCTGTTTAAAAAGAAAAACGGCGATGATAAATCTTTATCCCAGTTTCAGGCGTTGGCGGTGGCGATTTCGGCGCAAATCGGTACAGGCAACGTAGCAGGGGTGGCCACGGCTATTACGGCGGGCGGCCCCGGTGCGATTTTTTGGATGTGGCTGTCGGCGGTTTTGGGTATGTCCACGATTTTTGCCGAGGCGGTACTGGCGCAGAAATACCGTGTGGTCAGCAACGGCAAATACATCGGCGGCCCGGCGTTTTACATTACCTACGGTCTGACACCGAAAATCGGCAAGGGCGCGGCGCATTTTCTGGCATGTTTTTTTGCAGTGGCCATTATTTTGGCGTTGGGCTTTATCGGTAATGCGACGCAGGCAAACTCGATTGCTTCGACGGTAACGGTGGCGTTTGATGTGCCGGCTTTGGCTGTGGGCATCGTGTTGGCTGTTTTGGCCGGATTGACGGTTATCGGTGGGGTAAACCGGATTGCCCATGTGGCACAGTTTGTCGTGCCGTTTATGGCGGTGGTTTATATTTTGTGCGCGGTAGCGATTTTGTTTGAGTATTCCGAGAACATTTCGCCGATGATTAACCATATTTTTGTGGCGGCGTTTGATCCGGAAGCGGTATTGGGCGGCGCGGCTGGTATCGGTATGCGGGAGGCAATCCGTTACGGTGTGGCGCGCGGCCTGTTTTCCAATGAAGCGGGCATGGGTTCGACACCGCACGCCCATGCGACGGCAGATGTGAAGCACCCCGTATTGCAGGGCATGGCGGCGTTTGTCGGCGTGTTTATCGACACGATTTTGGTGTGTACGGCAACCGCGCTGATTATTTTGCTGACCGGTGCCGACGGTTTGGGCTTGAAAGGCGCGGCGGTTACACAGCAGGCATTTACCATGGCGTTTCCGGGCATCGGCGGGCAGTTGTTGGCCGTGTGCCTGACGTTCTTTGCATTCACCACTATTATCGGTTGGTATTATTTCGGCGAATCCAATATCCGTTTTTTGTTCAACGGCAAACATTTGGCGCTGTATCGCGCATTGGTGTTGGCTGCGATTGTGTTGGGTACGCTGGGCAAAGTGGATTTGGTGTGGAGCTTGTCGGATATGTTCAACGGCTTCATGGTGATTCCCAACTTAATCGCGCTGTTTTTGCTGCGTAAGGAAATCCGTGCGGTGTACGATGATTATCTGGCGCAGAAAAAAGCCGGTAAGGAATTGTCTTATTCTTACGAAGTGCGCGAATACAGCGAACGGTAA
- a CDS encoding YebC/PmpR family DNA-binding transcriptional regulator, with translation MAGHSKWANIQHKKARQDAKRGKIFTKLIKEITVAARLGGGDAGANPRLRLALEKAAENNMPKDNVQRAIDKGTGNLEGVEYVELRYEGYGIGGAALMVDCLTDNKTRTVADVRHAFSKNGGNLGTDGCVAFNFAHQGYLVFEPGVDEDALMEAALEAGAEDVVNNDDGSIEVITSPNDWSTVKATLEAAGYKSVDGEVTMRAQNETELSGEDAVKMQKLLDALEDLDDVQDVYTSAVLNLD, from the coding sequence ATGGCAGGCCATAGCAAGTGGGCGAATATCCAACATAAAAAAGCCCGACAAGATGCCAAACGCGGCAAAATCTTCACCAAACTGATTAAAGAAATCACCGTAGCAGCCCGTCTCGGCGGCGGCGATGCCGGCGCCAATCCCCGCCTGCGTCTGGCTTTGGAAAAAGCAGCCGAAAACAATATGCCCAAAGACAACGTACAACGCGCCATCGACAAAGGCACAGGCAATCTGGAAGGCGTAGAATACGTAGAACTGCGTTACGAAGGCTACGGCATCGGCGGTGCCGCCCTGATGGTAGACTGCCTGACCGACAACAAAACCCGTACCGTTGCCGACGTGCGCCACGCCTTCAGCAAAAACGGCGGCAACCTCGGCACAGACGGCTGCGTTGCCTTCAACTTCGCCCATCAAGGCTATTTGGTTTTCGAGCCGGGCGTTGACGAAGACGCACTGATGGAAGCCGCGCTGGAAGCAGGAGCAGAAGATGTCGTCAACAACGACGACGGCTCAATCGAAGTCATCACCTCGCCCAACGACTGGAGCACCGTCAAAGCCACCCTCGAAGCGGCAGGATACAAATCCGTAGACGGCGAAGTTACCATGCGCGCCCAAAACGAAACCGAATTGAGCGGTGAAGATGCCGTCAAAATGCAAAAACTGCTGGACGCATTAGAAGACTTGGACGACGTACAAGACGTTTACACCTCCGCCGTCCTCAACCTCGACTAA
- a CDS encoding disulfide bond formation protein B, translating into MNIFRKTLWGIVVLSVLAACGSFFSQYVLGLSPCVLCILQRLSVLAVGLAALVCALFALTGRGARLFGAVVVSVPAVYGAGVAVYQMWLQSLPAGEAPACGAPWTFRLRDWPLFDHWEFVVRGFGNCAVPDYFLGVALPVWSVLYFAFVLLLVWLAWWKSGAVR; encoded by the coding sequence ATGAATATTTTTCGTAAAACGCTTTGGGGTATTGTCGTATTGTCGGTGTTGGCGGCGTGCGGTTCGTTTTTTTCTCAATATGTGTTGGGTTTGAGTCCTTGTGTGCTGTGTATTTTGCAGCGTTTGTCGGTGTTGGCGGTGGGATTGGCGGCGTTGGTTTGTGCGCTGTTTGCGCTGACGGGCAGGGGGGCACGTTTGTTCGGGGCGGTGGTGGTCAGTGTGCCGGCGGTTTATGGGGCCGGTGTGGCGGTGTACCAGATGTGGTTGCAAAGTCTGCCGGCGGGTGAGGCTCCGGCTTGCGGTGCGCCGTGGACGTTCCGTTTGCGCGATTGGCCGTTGTTTGACCATTGGGAGTTTGTGGTACGCGGCTTTGGGAATTGTGCGGTGCCGGATTATTTTTTGGGCGTGGCTCTGCCGGTATGGAGTGTGCTGTATTTTGCTTTTGTGCTGCTGCTGGTGTGGCTGGCTTGGTGGAAAAGCGGAGCTGTGCGCTGA